The Aedes aegypti strain LVP_AGWG chromosome 1, AaegL5.0 Primary Assembly, whole genome shotgun sequence sequence TACGCATTGTACTCTCGTGCTGTACACACACAAGTTCTTTCTGCTgacgatttttttcacaacttattaaagcaataaaacagtacttctcaaatcaacaaaaacaacaaataattgtagtttttttttcttcaggtatacctattgatccctttgatttttcattggacCTGTTGACGGAGGTTAAATTTAGTAAGCTATGGTAATCTTTCTtggaaaacaaacaaacagaaaCATGAATCTTGGAATTCACAAATCGCGttaaaaaagtgggatttaaaactagCGTggcaaatatacaaaaaaaaacattttttcggaATACAGGAAGATTGGGCattctaaaaaaatgtgatatttttgtagaGTTAAATggattatattaaaaattacatCAAAATAAGCAACAAGTTCGATGtttaagacaaattttccgaacagcCAATCGAAGCAGACTGTAACTTAAGTATTTTGATTCAAGTGCGGAAGCAAATGGTGCCGCCAATCGTGACCCGTATTTCCGAATTGGATGGATTTTAAAGGTTCTTAGATCGACATAAAACACGTCTGATTATGATTAACGTTACAGACAgaatattttattcaaattaaaattcatggcttagggtaagtgttcccttagttgtgggtgttcctatagttgcggtagtgccgttttcactgattttattacattaaccacagaaccgacactgccaatcgacgtattggcttgttgattcACGGAATAGTTTAAAAGAGCGttgaaattgctttaaaactgatgaaatatcactaaaattgctaaaactttatttgcttgtaccaatagttgcggtaaagtgttcctacacgggaaaaaatctgatcccATTATCATGATTCACGAATcatgaaaattataaattgcTCTTGGGACGAAATCATGATTCAGACTCATGATTTTTGAAGCTGAGCTACCACTAACATGATTCAGAGCAACCATTTTCATGAGCTCCAAATCATGACCATGAAAAGCGTTACGCACACGGTGCAGCTGTCAAAACGTGTTTAGCAAAGCTTGTGCAAAGCATAGTTGGCTGCGCATTCACGGAAAAGTTgcccttttttttaaaaaaaagttcacttttattgCCGGTTTCCTGCGCCGCTGTTGCTCTAATGTCGTTCCTGCTCTACTATTCCGTTCCTGCTCCGTTGATATCGAGCTATTCCGGCTCTGCAGAACTACCGTTAAGTGAAAAAAACGCATGCAATTCAATACAAATGCTGACAATTTTCCACCGTCTTCTCTGTTTAGCCGTTTCATTCTGTTCCTTTCCTGCCGTGGCTGTTGCCCGTTCCGGCTCCTGTGTACCCGTTCCGGCTCCGCATTGAGGGAAAATTCTTCCGGCTCCGCTCTACTAACTACCGGTAAGTGATACAAAATTAATCCATTTTTGCGCCTGTAATCGAAATCCATTTTGACCATTTTCCACCGTCTTctctttttagccgttttattgTCCCAGTGCCACTGTCGCCATTCCCGCCGCGGCTGTTGCCGTCCAATAGGTGCATCCGTTCCGGCTCCGCATTGAGTGACCAGCTCCGCCCTACTAACTACCGGTAAGTGATACAAAATTAATGTATTTTTGCTCCTCTAATCGAAATCAAATATTGACCATTTTTCACCGTCTTCTCTTCCGTAATAAGCTCCCGATTTTGTTGCCGTTCCGGACGTTTCGTTTTCAGCCTTGGCTGGTTCCGCCCAGTAGGTGTTCCCGTTCCGACTTCCCCCACAACTACCGGTAAGTGTTACAAAATGAATCTATTTTTGCATCTGCAATGGAAATCAAATGCTGACCACTTTCCACTGCCTTCTAATTCGTAATTAGCTTCCATTTCCATTGCTGTTTTGGGTGCCCCATTCCCACTCCTACTATCCTGTCCATAATCATATAGTCGACGTAAGCACTACTGTAGTTTTCAACACAATCTCTGTTGTCTAGCAACAAATAatacaaatttaaatatttttatcaggcAGACATTCAATCTGCCGCTCTACACATAATTTTCCCATGTTAGTTTTTGACTCTTTCTTTCTGTCTCGACGTTCCTACTAAAATTTGGCCTGCCTCTTCAACTCAGTGTTCCTTTAGCACTTCATAGTAATTAAttgaagagatttctttgcctgCCATTGCACGAATAATGATTGTACATTGTGTGGCAAGCACAATgataatctatgcccagggTGTCGAGAAAAATTCTTCCTCGACcggatcgggaatcgaacccgtcGTCTCCGAAATGGCGATCCAAAGCCTTAACCACTACGCTACCTGGAGACCCAAAGTAACTGCATATCAGCCCCATGATGGAATTGAACTGACCAGGAATCATCATAAGGATCTGCTTTCGAGgtcattctatttttctataatttattATAATATTCTAACTTCATTGTAACTGTAACTTTATTATCGTACATACATTATTGACCCAATTTTGTCAGCTCCTGTTTGGAGAACATGTTTTGCTctcctttaaaatttaaacatatttttcaactttttatcgctctattttttagttttcgaaAGCAGTTTGATGATAAAccaaaaagatttggaaaattttcatttgtaaAATGATGACAGCATAAAGATTGTCGCAAAAtggagctgacaaaatcgggtccatGTTGTATATTGGCTAATTATAagtgatttttcaaacatttgcaTGAATTATGTAGTTTGAAACTTTGATAACGATTTTCTCAATGCCAACTTTTTTCATATGGAACTGTTTTGCAGATACAGGCAATACATTACACAAAAACAATCTAATAAGAAGAATTTGAATGCTTGATACGGCTGACAGGTGAACTGTACATTGCATCCCAttcaagatatttgaaaaaaaaaacatcgtttaTAATAACTCAAACATTGTATTTTATCGAAAGGCACAGAAGTTCGGAAGCATAATGGAGCCGAAGTAGAAAAAacatcgttaaaaagttgaatgCAGTTCTCTGTCTAAGCCAATCAGTTCACAGAACAGAGGTGAGTTATTAAACGAATTAGAAAGTTGGTGAGAAAATGATTAAGTGAGGGACTTAGTGAGAATATGGGTGATTGGGTGAGTTAGTGAGAAAATGAGTTTGTGAAAAGTTCAGGGAGAAAGTACGTTAGTAAGAAAGTAAATTGGTTGGTGGGAAATATGTTGATGAGAAAGTGAGTTTGTAAAACAATATGTTGgtgaaaaattgagttgatgAGAAAGTGAGTTCTTAAGAAAGCAAGTTAATAAGAAAGTGAGTTCGTGAGGAAGTTAGTGGGAATATGAGTTATGGAGAATGCGAGTTAGAAAAATATGAGTTAATGAGAATATGAGTTCAAGTCAGTTGATGAAAAATGAGTTGGGAAGAAAGTGAGTTTGTGAGAAAATGAGTTGATAATAAAGTGAGTTGTTACAAAGTAAGTTAATGAGAAAATGAGTTGATGATAAATAAGTTGACGAGAAAGTAAGTTGGTGCGAAAATGAGGTAGTGAGAAAGAGATTTAATGAGAAAGTTAATTGGTTAGAAGGTAAGTTTGTAAGAAGTTAAATTGGGTAAAACTAAGGTGATTTCTAACTCACTTTTCAATCTCATTTTTTCACCAATTCACTTTCTCATAAACTCATCTTCTCGCCAACTCATATTGTAACCAATCCACACTCTTTCCTATAAGCTCACCTTCGTACCAATTCACCAACTTACTAGTTTATTTTCTCACCAACACGTATTCTCATCAATTTACTTTCTTATTGACTCACTTTCCACCACCAACTTTCACCAACTCACTTTTTACCAACTAATTTTCTCTTCAACTTACTATCTTGCCAACTCACATTcttacaaaattattttttaaccaACTCATTTTACCCACAACTCACTATCTCATCGACGCACATTCTTGAGTTGAGAAAGTGAGTTAGAAAATAAGCTGGTGAAACGGGAATGGAAAAAAGAAGTTGGTGAGATACTGAGGTGAAGATGAAGTTGaggagaaataaaaattttagttaaaaagtaatagcataggcataagcataagcatataCAGTGTTCGTTCGATTCTGGTACGGTGCATTTTAGGCACTGCTCGAATTTTGCACGGTTATATTTTGGCAATTTTGTTGTTCGATTTTTACACGGTTAGATTTGGGCAACATaactgttcgattttggcacaGCATCTCCACAGTCGTCTCGGGAAGGAACTTATGTTACTAAGGTAGGACAGGCGATGAATCAGAGAGTCCTATGGCTGGCGATATGATCCACCAAAAATATAATCTCCACGATAATTGTGATCCAAACACAAACACGATTTACCTTGACCTGATGCTCACCCCACGCAGGGCAtttgtttttcatatcaataattttattgaattatcaaagaacgtactttttgcaaaagtagattttgttctAGCATGAAAAGTCTGGcagaaactttgtcgaaaatattcatatttttgtataaaatgatAATAGTGCGCCGCGCTTCTGATAAAAAATGTCAAAGGGCGCCGTGAttacaaaaagtttgggaacccctGCTCTAGCTAATCCATATGTAGTTACTAATAGCTGATATTACCAGTTAGGAATACTACAAGCAACTTCTAAAGGTACTAAAATGACAGGTAACTTCTTAAATTTAGTACCATACACTTCTAGTCAAATGTTTGGGGTCACCCCTTGAAAAACATGTAAAAGTTTTATGGTCATATCTCTGCGAATTTACATcaaatttcaaatcttttaagcTCATTTGAAAGATAAGGAATGAAACTAATTTTGTACAAAGTTGGCaggcaatatttttttacatttaatatatgaaaaattgacACAAAAGTCATTTTGGTCATCGACCAAAAGTGTTGGGTCACCCCTTAGTATGAAGCAgtccataaaagtttgagttcatttTCGTAAGACTTATAATGAGTACTATTCATTATCCTTCACCAGCAGTGtagaaatataattttgaaaaaaaaaatgatagagatatgaacgaaaaattgttacattttttatgaaagagACTCAAAACTTAAGTATTGCAACATACTAAGgggtgacccaaaaattttatcaatgacatcagttgatattttttggaataCCTTTTTTCCTAGATTTTTCCGCCATGATCTCTTAAAAGTGGCTGAGAGGGTATAGAACTAGGCTTCTATTACAACCTTCATCTCAAAATTTGGTAGGcgcaattgaaaatatcaaaattttgggtcATTTTTCCATACACTATATGGTCGATGTCCAGTCAGACCGGACCatgtatttttcaatgattttagaaaaatgtccTTCAGGCACTTGGGATATCACATCAAACGCTTTATTTTCTGAAATACCATAGTTCTTTTATGTAATAAAACATCTCTAACAAAATAGCATCGAAA is a genomic window containing:
- the LOC110681561 gene encoding uncharacterized protein LOC110681561; protein product: MSFLLYYSVPAPLISSYSGSAELPPFHSVPFLPWLLPVPAPVYPFRLRIEGKFFRLRSTNYRRFIVPVPLSPFPPRLLPSNRCIRSGSALSDQLRPTNYRSRFCCRSGRFVFSLGWFRPVGVPVPTSPTTTGKCYKMNLFLHLQWKSNADHFPLPSNS